One window from the genome of Maridesulfovibrio ferrireducens encodes:
- a CDS encoding fumarate reductase iron-sulfur subunit, whose protein sequence is MSRKLEFDIFRYNPQEKSSVPHMQTFVLDETENMTLFIALNRLREEQDPGLIFDFCCRAGICGACAMVVNGRPGLACQTKTIDLPTRITLLPLPVFKLIGDLSVDTGVWFRDMYQTTESWVHTHKVFEDSAIEERMENDVAEQIYELERCIECGCCVSACGTARLRDDFIGAAALNRIARFVVDPRDQRTDRDYFEIIGNDEGIFGCMGLLGCEDVCPKNLPLQNQLGFLRRKMGITAIKEIFRK, encoded by the coding sequence ATGAGCAGAAAACTCGAATTCGATATATTCCGCTATAATCCGCAGGAGAAGAGTTCCGTTCCGCACATGCAGACTTTTGTTCTGGATGAGACTGAGAACATGACCCTCTTCATTGCACTTAATCGCTTGCGCGAGGAACAGGACCCCGGCCTGATCTTCGATTTCTGTTGCCGCGCAGGTATTTGCGGAGCATGTGCCATGGTTGTGAACGGCCGTCCCGGACTGGCCTGTCAGACAAAGACTATTGACCTTCCAACTCGGATAACTTTGTTGCCTCTTCCGGTTTTTAAACTGATCGGTGATCTTTCAGTTGATACAGGAGTCTGGTTCAGAGACATGTATCAGACTACAGAGTCATGGGTTCATACTCATAAAGTATTTGAAGATAGTGCTATCGAAGAACGTATGGAAAATGATGTTGCCGAACAGATTTACGAACTCGAACGTTGTATTGAGTGCGGTTGCTGTGTCTCCGCTTGTGGTACTGCCCGTTTGCGTGACGATTTCATCGGGGCCGCCGCTCTTAACCGTATTGCTCGATTCGTTGTTGATCCTCGGGACCAGCGTACTGATAGAGATTATTTTGAAATAATTGGAAATGATGAAGGAATCTTCGGTTGTATGGGCTTACTTGGTTGTGAAGATGTCTGTCCTAAGAATCTTCCTTTACAGAACCAGTTAGGCTTCCTGCGTCGCAAGATGGGTATCACCGCTATTAAGGAAATATTCAGGAAGTAG
- a CDS encoding fumarate hydratase — translation MRTIKAETVIDAVAKMCVSANRYLPEDVRKRFEECAAAEDSAAAKEVFRQIKENWELAEKSGLPLCQDTGLAVYIVDVGEDVQVEGMTLREAITEGTRKGYEEGYLRKSSCDPLTRKNTGDNTPAIIHFDIVPGDRIKITFMAKGGGSENMSRVTMLAPAQGWEGIKKYVIERVAEAGPNPCPPTMVGIGVGGTFEYSALLAKKSLMRKVGEPSPDPEIAKLEAELMEDINKLGIGPMGLGGKTTVFDVKIEMRPCHIASLPLAVNIQCHSSRHEEVVL, via the coding sequence ATGCGAACTATTAAAGCTGAAACTGTCATTGATGCTGTGGCGAAGATGTGTGTAAGCGCAAACCGCTACTTGCCGGAAGACGTACGTAAACGTTTTGAAGAATGTGCTGCTGCGGAAGATTCCGCTGCTGCCAAAGAAGTCTTCAGGCAGATCAAAGAAAATTGGGAACTGGCCGAAAAATCAGGTCTTCCACTTTGTCAGGACACTGGACTCGCCGTTTATATCGTAGACGTGGGCGAAGATGTTCAAGTTGAAGGAATGACCTTGCGTGAAGCCATCACAGAAGGAACCCGCAAGGGATATGAGGAAGGTTACCTTAGAAAATCCTCCTGTGATCCTTTGACCCGTAAAAACACAGGCGATAATACTCCTGCGATCATTCATTTTGATATCGTCCCCGGTGACAGAATCAAAATTACCTTTATGGCAAAAGGCGGCGGTTCTGAAAATATGAGCCGTGTTACCATGCTTGCCCCTGCTCAGGGTTGGGAAGGTATCAAGAAATATGTCATCGAACGCGTTGCGGAAGCCGGTCCGAATCCCTGTCCTCCCACAATGGTAGGTATCGGTGTCGGCGGAACCTTTGAATACTCCGCACTTTTAGCTAAAAAGTCTCTCATGAGAAAAGTAGGTGAGCCGAGTCCTGATCCTGAGATCGCAAAACTCGAAGCTGAACTTATGGAAGATATTAATAAACTGGGCATCGGCCCCATGGGACTTGGGGGTAAAACCACTGTTTTCGATGTGAAAATAGAAATGCGTCCCTGTCATATTGCCAGTCTTCCGCTGGCTGTTAACATCCAGTGTCATTCGTCAAGGCATGAGGAGGTGGTCTTATAA
- a CDS encoding Fe-S-containing hydro-lyase has protein sequence MAEYSLTTPLTDEDMVQLKAGDVVKLTGTIYTARDAAHKRLTDLLDKGEPLPFDLKGSVVYYVGPSPAPPGRPIGAAGPTTSYRMDTYAPRLHSLGQKASIGKGKRSEEVKQALKDNKAVYFGATGGAGALLSMCIKEAKVIAFDELGPEAIRELTVEDFPLLVINDCHGGELYAVPNRKAAGL, from the coding sequence ATGGCTGAATATTCACTCACCACCCCGCTTACCGATGAGGACATGGTGCAGCTTAAAGCCGGTGATGTCGTAAAACTGACCGGAACTATTTATACTGCACGTGACGCCGCCCATAAAAGGCTGACTGACCTGCTTGATAAAGGAGAACCTCTTCCTTTCGACTTGAAAGGTTCAGTGGTTTATTATGTCGGACCAAGTCCGGCCCCTCCGGGCAGACCGATCGGTGCAGCAGGCCCAACTACCAGTTATCGCATGGATACTTATGCTCCCCGTCTGCACAGTCTCGGGCAGAAAGCCAGCATAGGAAAAGGAAAGAGAAGCGAAGAAGTTAAGCAGGCCCTTAAAGATAATAAGGCTGTTTATTTCGGAGCAACCGGCGGAGCCGGAGCTCTTCTGTCTATGTGCATCAAAGAAGCAAAGGTAATAGCTTTTGACGAGCTCGGCCCGGAAGCTATCCGTGAGTTGACCGTTGAAGACTTCCCTTTACTGGTCATCAACGATTGTCATGGCGGAGAACTTTACGCCGTTCCGAATCGTAAAGCCGCAGGTCTTTAA
- a CDS encoding malic enzyme-like NAD(P)-binding protein, with product MALFTRQEALDYHSKGRRGKVEVVPVKPCATQKHLSMAYSPGVAEACMEIAADKEKSYLYTGRGNLVGVVSNGTAVLGLGNIGPEAGKPVMEGKGVLFKVFADVDVFDINLNVTDPDELCAIVKALEPTFGGINLEDIKAPECFYIEEKLKKEMNIPVFHDDQHGTAIISGAGLINAAEITGKKIADMRLVVSGAGAAAIACTNFYMSLGIKRENVAMFDSRGHINKSRSGLNAQKLEYATDKEYKDLADAMKGADLFLGLSAKGIVSKDMVKSMADSPIIFACANPDPEISYTDAKEARPDAIMGTGRSDYPNQVNNVLGFPFIFRGALDVRATTINEEMKIAAANALAALAKEPTPDYVCEAYGVDKLEFGIDYIIPKPLDLRLIEFESAAVAQAAMDTGVAQITIDIEEYKKELRERLAASRTRVNDFIESYDLGI from the coding sequence ATGGCTCTTTTCACTAGACAGGAAGCGCTTGATTATCATTCCAAAGGCAGAAGAGGTAAAGTTGAAGTTGTTCCGGTTAAACCTTGTGCAACTCAGAAACACCTTTCCATGGCTTACAGTCCCGGCGTAGCCGAAGCTTGCATGGAAATCGCTGCAGATAAGGAAAAATCATATCTCTACACAGGTCGTGGAAATTTGGTAGGAGTTGTTTCAAACGGAACTGCTGTTCTTGGTCTTGGAAATATAGGTCCTGAAGCAGGTAAGCCTGTTATGGAAGGCAAAGGTGTTTTATTTAAAGTCTTTGCAGATGTCGATGTTTTCGATATTAACCTTAATGTAACTGATCCTGACGAACTTTGCGCTATCGTAAAAGCACTCGAGCCTACTTTCGGTGGTATCAACCTCGAAGACATTAAAGCTCCTGAGTGTTTCTACATTGAAGAAAAGCTCAAAAAAGAAATGAATATTCCGGTCTTTCACGATGACCAGCACGGAACCGCAATTATTTCAGGTGCCGGACTGATCAATGCCGCAGAAATTACCGGTAAGAAAATTGCTGATATGCGTCTTGTTGTTTCCGGTGCTGGCGCAGCTGCTATCGCTTGTACCAACTTCTATATGTCACTCGGAATCAAACGTGAAAACGTTGCTATGTTTGACTCAAGAGGACACATCAACAAAAGCCGCTCAGGATTGAATGCTCAAAAGCTGGAATATGCAACAGACAAAGAGTACAAGGACTTAGCTGATGCCATGAAGGGCGCAGATCTGTTCCTTGGTCTTTCCGCAAAGGGTATAGTCTCAAAAGATATGGTTAAATCCATGGCGGATTCACCTATCATCTTTGCCTGTGCTAATCCTGATCCTGAAATCAGCTATACTGATGCTAAAGAAGCAAGACCCGACGCTATTATGGGAACCGGTCGTTCTGACTATCCTAATCAGGTCAACAATGTTCTTGGCTTCCCCTTCATTTTCAGAGGTGCGCTTGATGTTCGTGCAACCACCATTAATGAAGAAATGAAAATTGCAGCTGCTAATGCTCTTGCGGCTCTGGCAAAAGAGCCGACTCCTGATTATGTCTGCGAAGCTTACGGGGTTGATAAACTTGAGTTCGGTATTGATTATATTATTCCTAAACCTCTTGATCTGCGTTTGATCGAGTTTGAATCCGCCGCTGTTGCACAGGCTGCAATGGACACTGGAGTGGCTCAAATCACGATTGATATTGAAGAGTATAAAAAAGAATTGCGTGAACGTCTGGCTGCTTCCAGAACTCGCGTCAATGACTTTATTGAATCTTATGATTTGGGAATTTAA
- a CDS encoding DASS family sodium-coupled anion symporter produces MSAQKDSGNGRRIGFFLGPIVFALMLIMPVPSGMEPGAWKVAAVTALMAIWWISEAIPIPATALLPIALFPILGVMKSAAACGPYSNHLIYLFMGGFFLAVTMERWNLHRRIAIHTIKAVGTSPGRMILGFMIATGFLSMWVSNTATAMMMVPIGLAVIQQATGFDSQTLRACPSSGPESNFGKCLMLGIAYAASMGGVGTIIGTPPNTVMVGMVDKMYGVQIGFGQWMMYGVPLAVIMIGVSWWILTQILFPTKGMELAGGEAIIDEEVRKLGPMSKEEKYIVIVGCFIAAFWLSRGFLVKASFMKELWPNFKYVADATIGILGSLILFAIPTDFKKGEFLLDWKTAVKIPWDVILLFGGGLAIANGFSKTGLASYIASRLTMLEGMSLLVFVGLVVLITIFLTEITSNTATATLLVPIMGSAAIAMGVNPLATIVGACVSASFAFMLPVATPPNAVVFGSGCVSIKQMAAAGFWLNILGAFLITFSVVYALPILWGIDLNVLPAWAVMPK; encoded by the coding sequence ATGAGCGCTCAAAAGGACAGTGGTAATGGTAGACGAATCGGCTTTTTCTTAGGGCCTATCGTATTTGCATTAATGTTGATTATGCCGGTGCCAAGCGGGATGGAACCGGGGGCTTGGAAAGTTGCAGCTGTAACTGCTCTGATGGCAATCTGGTGGATCTCAGAAGCTATTCCAATTCCGGCGACAGCTCTACTGCCTATCGCTTTGTTTCCGATTCTCGGGGTTATGAAATCGGCCGCAGCATGTGGCCCGTATTCCAATCATCTGATTTATCTTTTCATGGGTGGCTTTTTTCTGGCAGTCACAATGGAAAGATGGAATTTGCATCGTCGTATAGCAATTCATACCATTAAAGCCGTTGGAACAAGTCCGGGACGTATGATTCTCGGATTCATGATTGCTACCGGTTTTCTTTCAATGTGGGTTTCCAACACCGCAACAGCAATGATGATGGTTCCCATCGGTCTGGCTGTTATTCAGCAGGCAACAGGTTTTGATTCACAGACTCTCAGAGCTTGTCCAAGTTCCGGTCCTGAATCAAACTTTGGTAAATGTCTTATGCTTGGTATCGCCTATGCTGCATCAATGGGTGGTGTCGGAACAATTATCGGTACACCTCCGAATACTGTAATGGTCGGTATGGTCGACAAAATGTACGGCGTACAAATCGGTTTCGGTCAATGGATGATGTATGGTGTTCCTCTTGCTGTGATTATGATCGGTGTTTCATGGTGGATTCTCACGCAGATTTTGTTCCCGACCAAGGGAATGGAGCTTGCCGGTGGTGAAGCTATTATTGATGAAGAAGTAAGAAAGCTAGGCCCCATGAGCAAAGAAGAGAAGTATATAGTAATCGTCGGTTGCTTTATTGCTGCTTTCTGGTTGTCTCGTGGATTCCTTGTGAAAGCTTCTTTTATGAAAGAACTCTGGCCTAATTTTAAGTATGTTGCAGATGCCACAATAGGTATCCTCGGTTCTTTGATTCTGTTTGCTATTCCTACTGATTTTAAAAAAGGCGAATTTCTACTTGACTGGAAGACCGCTGTTAAAATTCCCTGGGATGTAATCTTGCTCTTCGGTGGTGGTCTGGCAATTGCGAACGGTTTCTCAAAAACCGGACTTGCTTCTTATATCGCATCCAGATTGACTATGCTTGAAGGCATGTCTTTGCTTGTATTTGTCGGATTGGTTGTTCTGATAACAATCTTCCTGACTGAAATAACTTCCAACACTGCGACTGCAACATTGCTGGTACCTATCATGGGTAGTGCTGCAATTGCTATGGGTGTTAACCCTCTCGCAACAATTGTTGGAGCTTGTGTCTCTGCTTCTTTCGCATTCATGCTTCCGGTTGCAACTCCGCCTAATGCGGTTGTTTTCGGTAGCGGGTGCGTTTCGATTAAACAGATGGCCGCGGCCGGTTTCT